In one window of Blastopirellula marina DNA:
- a CDS encoding tetratricopeptide repeat protein encodes MPKIDRTEMRQARIKAKIVDLTKKIATEGKTAERFAERAELHVLLDQKHWAVVDYDDAIKLEPKNYALRDRRLELNRELENVDLIEVDLTALIELDKSAIRYFERGKFYVEQRENKKAIKDFTSAIQLDPKLAEAYVGRGRLIHDRPSQIKAIYGIDRELIAEAAVDFAKAVQLKPELIEPRRTLIITYLNLERYADAVDQATAILERIPDDPCAKYYRAKSYKQQKKYDLALADINELIEQRPKASKFVGLRAEIYRETNQVDKAIADYRHNIDIDGDNYATHGNLARYLVNSKRFEEAIEAYSKAIELNKYDQEIQSVFYGDRATAYLELEKHDNALKDFGKAAELAKYPSYYKRQLARGLAHAKRYEEANAVYEDMMDDNPRDNSCFEERARMFIVMGKYDKAMQDINTYLKHGKHDQQGFMLRAVIWARLGNEDEVQEDLRRAREAKKYWEDIRQKHQAEQREKEKQN; translated from the coding sequence TTGCCCAAGATTGATCGAACCGAGATGCGGCAGGCTCGCATCAAAGCTAAGATCGTCGATCTGACCAAAAAAATCGCGACCGAAGGGAAAACGGCTGAACGCTTCGCTGAGCGGGCCGAGTTACACGTGCTGCTGGATCAGAAGCACTGGGCCGTGGTCGACTACGACGACGCCATCAAGCTAGAGCCAAAGAATTATGCTTTGCGAGATCGACGGCTGGAATTGAATCGGGAGTTGGAGAATGTTGACCTGATAGAGGTCGATCTGACTGCCTTGATCGAGCTTGATAAAAGTGCGATCCGGTATTTCGAACGGGGCAAATTCTATGTCGAGCAGCGCGAGAACAAGAAGGCTATCAAGGATTTTACATCGGCCATTCAATTGGATCCGAAGTTGGCAGAAGCTTACGTGGGGCGGGGACGCCTTATCCATGATCGGCCATCGCAAATCAAAGCAATCTATGGCATTGACCGAGAGTTGATCGCCGAAGCAGCTGTCGACTTCGCTAAAGCAGTCCAGTTAAAGCCTGAACTGATTGAGCCGAGACGAACCTTGATCATTACTTATTTGAATTTGGAAAGGTACGCGGATGCTGTTGATCAAGCAACTGCGATTCTCGAGCGAATTCCGGACGACCCATGCGCCAAGTACTACCGAGCCAAGTCGTACAAACAACAGAAAAAGTATGATCTCGCTCTAGCGGATATCAATGAGTTGATCGAGCAGAGGCCGAAAGCCTCGAAGTTCGTTGGATTGCGTGCTGAAATATATCGCGAAACCAATCAAGTTGATAAAGCGATTGCCGACTATCGACACAACATTGATATCGACGGTGACAACTACGCGACACATGGCAATCTTGCTCGATACCTGGTCAATAGCAAGCGTTTTGAGGAAGCCATCGAGGCGTATTCCAAGGCTATCGAGCTAAATAAGTACGACCAAGAAATTCAGTCAGTGTTCTATGGTGACCGAGCCACGGCCTACCTTGAGCTTGAAAAGCATGATAACGCCCTAAAGGATTTCGGTAAGGCTGCGGAACTTGCCAAGTATCCAAGTTACTACAAGCGTCAATTGGCTAGGGGCCTTGCGCATGCCAAACGGTATGAAGAAGCAAACGCCGTTTACGAAGACATGATGGATGACAATCCCAGGGACAACAGTTGCTTTGAAGAGCGGGCTCGCATGTTCATTGTCATGGGGAAATATGACAAGGCCATGCAGGACATTAACACCTACCTAAAGCATGGCAAGCATGACCAGCAGGGATTCATGCTGCGGGCAGTCATTTGGGCTAGATTGGGGAACGAAGACGAGGTCCAGGAAGACCTGAGACGGGCAAGGGAAGCAAAGAAGTACTGGGAAGACATCCGGCAGAAGCACCAGGCCGAACAACGAGAGAAAGAGAAGCAAAACTAG
- the rlmN gene encoding 23S rRNA (adenine(2503)-C(2))-methyltransferase RlmN, whose product MIDLVEQIVRHQLEETVKELGQPKFRAKQLREWIVQKRVDSFEEMTNLPKAFREKLAESCRIWTTTIAKHTTADDGTEKLLVQLHDGGRIECVLLRDGDRRTICISSQVGCAMGCVFCASGLDGVERNLTAGEIAEQMLRLQMLLPEGERLSHIVVMGMGEPLANIDRLLPALDLASSEDGLGISARRITISTVGLPPAIDKLSKLDTRYHLAVSLHAPNDELRTQIVPVNKTIGIQKILDAADHYFEVSGRRLTFEYVLLSELNDRPEHAQQLAKLLKGRPALLNVIPYNPVPGLPYETPTVQAQQRFREILESHGITVKFRHRKGDKINAACGQLRRLSKENLVPLEGMSS is encoded by the coding sequence ATGATCGATCTTGTAGAGCAAATCGTCCGTCATCAACTGGAAGAGACCGTCAAAGAACTGGGGCAACCCAAATTCCGGGCCAAACAACTGCGCGAGTGGATCGTGCAGAAACGGGTCGATTCCTTCGAAGAAATGACCAACCTGCCCAAGGCCTTTCGCGAGAAGCTGGCCGAGTCTTGCCGGATTTGGACAACCACCATCGCCAAGCACACCACAGCTGATGACGGCACCGAGAAGCTGTTGGTCCAGTTGCACGACGGCGGCCGCATCGAGTGCGTGCTGCTACGGGATGGGGACCGACGGACGATCTGTATCAGCTCGCAGGTTGGCTGCGCGATGGGCTGCGTCTTCTGTGCTTCGGGCCTGGATGGGGTCGAACGCAATCTAACCGCCGGCGAGATCGCTGAGCAGATGCTGCGGCTGCAGATGCTTCTGCCTGAAGGGGAACGCTTAAGTCACATCGTAGTGATGGGCATGGGAGAACCACTCGCGAATATCGATCGGCTGCTGCCGGCGCTCGACCTGGCATCGTCGGAAGATGGTCTGGGCATCAGTGCTCGGCGAATCACCATCAGCACGGTTGGCCTCCCACCGGCGATCGACAAGCTCTCGAAGCTCGACACGCGGTATCACCTGGCCGTATCACTACACGCCCCCAACGACGAGTTGCGGACCCAGATTGTGCCGGTCAATAAGACCATCGGCATTCAAAAGATTCTTGACGCGGCCGATCACTACTTCGAGGTCAGCGGGCGACGACTGACCTTTGAATACGTGCTGCTTTCCGAGCTGAACGACCGCCCAGAGCACGCCCAGCAATTGGCCAAGCTCCTCAAGGGTCGCCCTGCCCTGTTGAACGTGATTCCCTACAACCCAGTGCCTGGCCTGCCGTACGAAACGCCCACGGTCCAAGCCCAGCAGCGCTTTCGCGAGATCCTGGAAAGCCACGGGATTACCGTGAAGTTCCGGCATCGCAAAGGAGACAAGATTAACGCAGCGTGCGGGCAGTTGCGACGACTCTCGAAAGAGAATCTTGTGCCACTGGAAGGGATGTCATCCTAA
- a CDS encoding MOSC domain-containing protein gives MQLAVGVPQQYGSEEATDPMDKPWQTGFFKQPVAGSVQLHRLGFEGDGVADLVHHGGVDKAVLCYSAQHYPIWRNEFQQMDALAESFPIESFGPGAFGENLTVSGLAEETVCLGDVYEVGTARIEVSQPRQPCWKLGRRWRLKQLTALAVSTGRMGWYVRILEEGVVSADQDMVLVDRTLPEWPITRLNELFYHDRSNLEDAQTMAQCKVLAEAWRGEFRKRVEKGAG, from the coding sequence GTGCAACTAGCTGTCGGCGTGCCGCAGCAATACGGCAGCGAGGAAGCGACCGATCCGATGGACAAGCCTTGGCAGACCGGCTTCTTTAAGCAGCCTGTTGCTGGTTCGGTTCAATTACATCGCCTAGGTTTCGAGGGAGACGGCGTCGCCGATTTAGTCCATCATGGGGGGGTAGATAAAGCGGTTCTATGCTACTCCGCCCAGCACTACCCCATTTGGCGGAACGAATTCCAGCAGATGGACGCGCTGGCCGAGAGTTTCCCTATCGAGAGCTTTGGCCCAGGGGCATTTGGTGAGAACCTGACCGTCAGCGGGCTTGCGGAAGAGACCGTTTGCCTGGGGGATGTCTACGAGGTAGGAACCGCGAGAATCGAAGTTTCTCAGCCGCGGCAGCCTTGCTGGAAGTTGGGGCGTCGTTGGCGTCTGAAGCAACTCACGGCCCTGGCTGTTTCTACCGGTCGAATGGGCTGGTACGTGCGGATCCTTGAAGAAGGGGTTGTTTCGGCTGATCAAGACATGGTGTTAGTAGATAGAACGCTCCCAGAGTGGCCGATCACCCGCCTGAACGAGTTGTTCTACCACGATCGCAGCAATCTAGAGGACGCCCAGACGATGGCCCAGTGCAAGGTTTTGGCGGAAGCCTGGCGCGGTGAATTTCGAAAGCGGGTCGAAAAAGGGGCGGGCTAG
- a CDS encoding DUF1559 domain-containing protein has translation MTTNQLLAKPRLAFTLVELLVVIAIIGILVGLVLPAVATARASARRMECQSNLKQIGIGMVNFASIDKGRRLNSGGFSWRRDGAVTEVGWVADMVNSGIGVGDMLCASNNAQLSDTYEDLLSETSVAKAGTAPNDYAAFADPQGDSLGSVTVALESGLAGKNPCREICETSGLQTPGSLRDEHVKTRIYDKLYNTNYTAHWFLIRSRVRMSYDSSTRRPTGNLVSTTTSNPLVSLAATLGPMTTAIVDNSATSSSLIPLLGDGLGGGGGLLSRGLSGNVQAGEPMVPFCTWGPRVSASSADSIAGWTPTTLLQPPTFSGAPEPVWKEAWWEGCRQDLRQFGVNHGDICNVLMADGSVRSLTDSDGDGFLNPGFIAGQDYLIGYDRNTEAEVPETECYSRWDLKPLKFK, from the coding sequence ATGACAACGAACCAATTGCTTGCTAAACCACGGCTTGCGTTTACGCTCGTCGAATTGCTGGTCGTGATCGCGATCATTGGGATTCTTGTTGGTCTGGTCTTGCCAGCGGTTGCCACGGCCCGTGCTTCGGCACGGCGGATGGAATGCCAGTCTAACCTCAAGCAGATCGGCATTGGCATGGTCAACTTCGCCAGCATCGACAAGGGCCGTCGCCTGAATTCCGGCGGATTTAGCTGGCGGCGAGACGGTGCCGTTACCGAGGTGGGCTGGGTCGCTGACATGGTCAACTCCGGCATCGGTGTTGGCGACATGCTCTGTGCGTCGAACAATGCTCAACTCTCTGACACCTATGAAGATTTGCTTTCCGAAACAAGCGTCGCTAAAGCAGGCACCGCACCCAACGACTACGCTGCGTTTGCTGATCCTCAGGGAGACTCGCTTGGATCTGTAACCGTCGCCCTGGAAAGTGGACTCGCCGGTAAGAACCCTTGCCGTGAAATCTGTGAAACCAGTGGCCTGCAAACCCCAGGCAGTCTACGAGACGAACACGTCAAAACAAGAATCTACGACAAGCTCTATAACACCAACTATACGGCTCACTGGTTCCTGATTCGGTCACGAGTGCGGATGTCGTACGACAGTTCCACACGTCGCCCCACTGGCAACCTGGTGTCAACGACTACATCGAACCCGCTGGTATCACTGGCCGCAACCCTTGGTCCGATGACGACCGCCATAGTCGACAATTCGGCCACTTCATCGAGCTTGATTCCCCTGTTGGGAGACGGCTTGGGGGGCGGGGGTGGTCTGCTTTCTCGCGGATTGTCAGGCAACGTTCAGGCAGGTGAACCGATGGTTCCCTTCTGCACGTGGGGCCCTCGGGTTTCGGCAAGTAGTGCGGACTCCATCGCCGGCTGGACACCCACCACCTTGTTGCAGCCCCCTACTTTCTCAGGTGCCCCTGAACCGGTCTGGAAGGAAGCCTGGTGGGAAGGATGCCGCCAGGATCTACGTCAGTTCGGCGTAAATCACGGCGACATTTGCAATGTCCTGATGGCCGACGGAAGCGTTCGGTCACTCACCGATAGCGATGGCGATGGTTTCCTCAACCCCGGCTTCATTGCCGGCCAGGACTACCTTATCGGCTACGACCGCAATACCGAGGCAGAAGTCCCTGAGACCGAGTGTTACTCGCGTTGGGACCTGAAGCCCTTGAAGTTCAAATAA
- a CDS encoding DUF1559 domain-containing protein, which produces MKKRGFTLIELLVVIAIIGILVALLLPAVSRAREAARNAECKNNLRQFGIGMYIYSDANKKAALTSGAYDYKRDGCPDSYGWVADLVNTGAAAPAEMLCPTSPLRGLEKLNDLLGGQDTTSPKEGAPTGRLTAGACKGSFSGTGINSVGRAEYLKVQLIDQGYNTNYAQSWFAARGNVKYVKTGNNRALYTDSGNNYVTKGLGGTTGPLTQRQLGTAIVPSQAVPMLGCAAPGDADEAVLGTTISEDASLTSGARLAESFNDGPAYFNNNRVKIPKNTSSLDFGVIFSGSGTGAWDGYDNPQAFANPELSNDPTDTIIGNIETKFNTLEQRMAAVLGQNASQTFQWAQDTRDWFAWHSTGKSGGSANVLMADGSVKSLYDVNGDGFFNPGFDVDNTSESEEALLSGNGYTSNDVELDWFDVYCGVTLESQRQQKGTFEDD; this is translated from the coding sequence ATGAAGAAACGTGGTTTCACGTTGATCGAACTGCTGGTGGTTATCGCCATCATCGGTATCCTCGTTGCCCTGCTGTTGCCTGCCGTTTCGCGTGCTCGTGAAGCTGCTCGTAACGCAGAATGCAAAAACAACCTGCGTCAGTTCGGTATCGGTATGTACATCTACTCCGATGCCAACAAGAAGGCTGCTCTGACCAGCGGTGCTTACGACTACAAGCGCGATGGTTGCCCAGACAGCTACGGTTGGGTTGCTGACCTTGTTAACACGGGTGCTGCCGCTCCGGCTGAAATGCTCTGCCCAACCTCGCCACTGCGTGGTCTGGAAAAGCTGAACGACCTTCTCGGTGGTCAAGATACTACCTCGCCTAAAGAAGGTGCTCCAACCGGTCGCCTCACGGCTGGTGCCTGCAAAGGTAGTTTCAGCGGTACGGGCATCAACTCGGTTGGGCGTGCTGAATACCTGAAAGTTCAGTTGATCGATCAGGGCTACAACACGAACTACGCTCAAAGCTGGTTCGCTGCTCGTGGCAATGTCAAGTACGTGAAGACCGGTAATAATCGTGCTCTGTACACCGACAGCGGCAACAACTACGTTACCAAGGGTCTCGGCGGTACGACCGGTCCTCTGACCCAACGTCAACTGGGTACGGCCATCGTTCCTTCGCAAGCCGTTCCAATGCTGGGTTGTGCTGCTCCTGGCGACGCTGACGAAGCCGTTCTCGGCACCACCATCAGCGAAGACGCATCCCTGACCTCCGGTGCTCGTCTGGCTGAATCGTTCAACGACGGTCCAGCTTACTTCAACAACAACCGCGTGAAGATTCCTAAGAACACCAGCTCGCTGGACTTCGGTGTTATCTTCTCCGGTTCCGGCACGGGTGCTTGGGATGGTTACGACAATCCACAAGCTTTCGCGAACCCAGAACTCTCGAACGATCCTACCGATACCATTATCGGTAACATTGAAACGAAGTTCAACACTCTGGAACAGCGTATGGCTGCTGTCCTGGGTCAAAACGCTTCGCAGACCTTCCAGTGGGCTCAGGACACTCGCGACTGGTTCGCTTGGCACTCCACTGGCAAGTCCGGCGGTAGCGCCAACGTGCTGATGGCCGACGGTTCGGTCAAGTCGCTGTACGATGTCAACGGTGACGGCTTCTTCAACCCAGGTTTCGACGTCGACAACACCAGCGAATCCGAAGAAGCTCTGCTTTCCGGCAACGGTTACACCAGCAACGATGTTGAACTCGATTGGTTCGACGTCTACTGCGGTGTTACGCTGGAATCGCAGCGTCAACAGAAGGGTACCTTCGAAGACGACTAA
- a CDS encoding DUF1573 domain-containing protein: MMSRFAPLTVVLLILVVAASIWYAQPSNVPESGTTNIPGEKVDLTLTSSQTNHSPAQEPNDSKGESTSAAKPSPQASTPKANRSEERPGSTVIPKVRVDETVFDFGTLPRFTTGDHTFVIHNEGTAPLKIEQGPSSCSCTLIGLEKSEVPPGGKAEIRLEWTLKFKEGPFRQSAVVLTNDPDHKELEFVVKGLTENRFTLVNDTITFNGLAPIKEAMSQETIVYSRTLKEMDHIELETIADIPGMTIELEPASQEELDSLEARCGKKVIVTIPAGLEKGNYTGQIALKSTSAESHTSGDETQQAENSAVARLNIQAMVKKPGVKFFSPRIDGFGAVKLGSVSSKDGSEPLLINFRVDQGDTPWKVKDIYAWPEFVDAKVVTLDQEIGLFQLQIQIPPGAPPGNYYGQEIGRIVITSDHPLLPRIPSKQTGLWLDFHVE; this comes from the coding sequence ATGATGAGCCGTTTCGCCCCCCTCACCGTTGTGCTGCTGATTCTTGTCGTGGCCGCTTCGATTTGGTACGCCCAGCCATCGAACGTACCTGAATCGGGCACCACCAACATCCCAGGCGAAAAGGTTGACTTGACCCTTACCTCAAGCCAAACAAATCACTCTCCGGCCCAGGAGCCGAATGATTCCAAGGGAGAAAGTACCTCTGCCGCAAAGCCTTCGCCCCAGGCTTCAACTCCCAAAGCAAACCGATCCGAGGAACGCCCTGGTAGTACCGTGATTCCCAAAGTCCGCGTTGACGAAACCGTCTTCGATTTCGGGACGCTTCCACGGTTCACCACCGGTGATCACACGTTTGTGATTCACAACGAAGGGACCGCTCCGCTTAAGATCGAACAAGGCCCCAGTTCGTGCAGCTGCACGCTCATTGGTCTCGAGAAATCGGAAGTTCCCCCCGGCGGCAAGGCTGAGATCCGCTTGGAATGGACCTTGAAGTTCAAAGAAGGCCCCTTCCGCCAGTCCGCGGTGGTCCTCACGAATGATCCCGACCACAAAGAACTGGAATTCGTGGTGAAAGGGTTAACCGAAAACCGGTTTACCCTGGTCAACGACACGATCACATTCAACGGACTAGCCCCGATCAAAGAAGCCATGTCGCAAGAGACGATTGTCTACTCGCGCACGCTGAAAGAGATGGATCATATCGAGTTGGAAACCATTGCCGACATTCCAGGCATGACCATCGAACTTGAGCCGGCCAGCCAGGAGGAACTCGATTCACTTGAGGCCAGGTGCGGCAAGAAAGTTATCGTTACCATCCCGGCCGGATTAGAAAAAGGCAATTACACCGGGCAAATTGCCCTAAAGTCCACTTCAGCTGAATCTCACACTTCAGGCGACGAGACTCAGCAAGCTGAGAATTCAGCGGTCGCCCGCTTGAACATCCAAGCCATGGTGAAGAAACCAGGCGTCAAGTTCTTCTCGCCTCGAATCGATGGCTTTGGTGCCGTAAAACTTGGATCTGTTAGCTCAAAGGATGGCAGCGAACCCTTGCTGATCAATTTTCGTGTCGACCAAGGGGACACGCCTTGGAAGGTAAAGGACATTTACGCATGGCCCGAATTTGTTGACGCCAAAGTCGTCACGCTTGACCAAGAGATTGGTCTGTTTCAGCTGCAAATTCAAATTCCCCCAGGCGCTCCACCCGGCAATTATTACGGTCAGGAGATTGGACGTATCGTCATCACAAGCGACCACCCTCTCTTGCCGCGCATTCCGAGCAAACAAACAGGCCTATGGCTGGATTTCCATGTTGAATAA
- the pilM gene encoding pilus assembly protein PilM, translating into MSSTQSSIDPYDRLLRIKTEGKSLNFYEVLKLEDFEDDINYIRNYGEKARKQLHSKFGEIDPGLWRQVFNHVEDAIATLTDNDKKAEYDRKLDIQKTGTSVQMAAGTNGSSHNHAAKSAEAGDRIACRKCSTHNPPSRRFCSACGDALFLACPECGGMNTVHEKFCGQCGVNLQASANAQREALESKFDEAEALLKDGRHDRACDVLRTLTKAQHEGEVEFAKRAATMITQITLEKERLIDRAPDVEAEAKQLRDGKHAEKAVALIREIPKILWPESLRELYDEVSETKKQIKRLAQEIKTAIQERRTSRLLPKVERLLELKPHDISAQRLAEKLRKSQDQADRLKREKLVEKAKQYIKQFRYERAHQVLSEVPESVRTENFLKFFDQVSELAFLSTDLRRSSYTDSILVGMASRLVKMMPKDKHSIDRLHKITQRLEQARRNRDAPISYWNEPPKNTTLGIPVDLYPRFRKFNTAAVNDNEHFDHFSSGFIVAVGLALQGIGVAKIETNLLPNKASSVFGLIGAGKKAAAGDLAWGIDLSNSGMKAVLLRKERLGDKKDGETIVHIEQMVKIEFKRPLSRADDADRRGLIQDAVEQFFNTVGRDVFNDKRGKPVVCLSLPATEVLGRFLNLPPVEDKKIPKTVQYEVRHQIPFPIEELSWDYHVWDDNFEPEEMSLESDAKRTCVVVATRLTKLQERLAFLRGLGITPSLVQTDQMAIYNFFDFDLFSDQSYREQMEETQQAVGILDVGSDASHLIICGPNAIWFRSLEVGGENFTRILVRQMSLTFTKAEELKKKPDTADEIFKLYDVIEPVLKNISKETSYSVNTYAGLDKLKLAEIKLVGGGSYLHGLLTFLQYGKFLDV; encoded by the coding sequence ATGTCATCCACTCAATCGAGCATCGATCCGTACGACCGTCTGCTTCGGATAAAAACCGAAGGGAAGTCACTTAATTTCTACGAGGTACTTAAACTCGAAGATTTTGAGGACGACATCAATTACATCCGCAACTATGGGGAAAAGGCACGCAAGCAGCTCCACTCGAAATTCGGCGAAATCGATCCTGGTCTATGGCGGCAGGTTTTCAACCATGTCGAGGACGCCATTGCCACGCTGACCGACAACGACAAGAAGGCCGAATACGACCGAAAGCTGGATATCCAAAAGACGGGCACTTCGGTCCAGATGGCTGCCGGCACCAACGGCAGCAGCCATAATCATGCCGCGAAATCGGCCGAGGCCGGCGATCGTATTGCGTGCCGCAAGTGCTCGACGCACAATCCTCCTTCGCGCCGATTTTGCTCTGCCTGTGGCGATGCCCTCTTTCTGGCCTGCCCTGAATGCGGTGGGATGAACACCGTTCACGAAAAGTTCTGTGGGCAATGTGGTGTGAACCTGCAAGCTTCGGCCAACGCTCAACGAGAGGCGCTCGAATCAAAGTTCGACGAAGCGGAAGCATTGCTCAAAGATGGCCGTCACGATCGTGCCTGCGATGTCTTGCGTACCCTTACCAAGGCCCAGCACGAAGGAGAAGTCGAATTCGCCAAGCGTGCCGCCACAATGATCACGCAGATCACGCTCGAGAAAGAACGCCTGATAGATCGCGCGCCGGATGTGGAAGCCGAGGCCAAGCAGCTTCGCGACGGAAAGCACGCGGAGAAGGCGGTCGCTTTGATTCGCGAGATTCCAAAGATCCTGTGGCCTGAATCCCTGCGAGAACTCTACGACGAAGTCAGCGAGACCAAGAAACAAATCAAGCGACTTGCTCAGGAAATCAAGACGGCCATTCAAGAGCGTCGCACGTCGCGACTGCTTCCCAAGGTCGAACGACTACTCGAACTCAAGCCGCATGACATCTCAGCCCAGCGTTTAGCCGAGAAGCTCCGCAAGTCGCAAGACCAGGCCGATCGCTTGAAACGCGAGAAGCTGGTCGAAAAGGCCAAGCAGTACATCAAGCAGTTTCGCTACGAGCGGGCTCACCAGGTTCTCTCCGAAGTACCGGAGTCGGTTCGCACCGAGAACTTCCTGAAGTTCTTCGATCAAGTTTCGGAGCTGGCCTTTCTATCGACTGACCTGCGTCGAAGCTCGTATACCGACTCGATTCTGGTCGGCATGGCGAGCCGCCTGGTCAAGATGATGCCGAAAGACAAGCATTCCATCGATCGGCTGCACAAGATTACCCAGCGTCTGGAGCAGGCTCGCCGGAATCGCGATGCTCCGATCTCTTACTGGAATGAACCACCTAAAAACACCACGCTGGGCATTCCGGTCGATCTTTATCCCCGCTTCCGTAAGTTCAACACGGCCGCAGTCAACGACAACGAACACTTCGACCATTTCTCCTCTGGTTTTATTGTCGCCGTGGGGCTTGCGCTTCAAGGCATCGGCGTGGCGAAGATCGAAACGAACCTGCTACCGAACAAAGCAAGCAGCGTGTTTGGCTTGATTGGGGCAGGCAAGAAAGCTGCCGCCGGCGATCTTGCGTGGGGTATCGATCTCAGCAACTCGGGCATGAAGGCTGTGTTGCTGCGAAAGGAACGCCTGGGAGACAAGAAAGACGGCGAAACGATCGTCCATATCGAACAGATGGTGAAGATCGAATTCAAGCGTCCTCTTTCTCGAGCAGACGACGCCGATCGTCGCGGCCTGATTCAAGACGCTGTCGAACAGTTTTTCAATACGGTCGGCCGAGATGTCTTCAACGACAAGCGAGGCAAGCCGGTCGTATGCTTGAGTTTGCCAGCCACCGAGGTTTTGGGACGCTTCCTGAACTTGCCACCGGTGGAAGACAAGAAGATCCCGAAAACCGTTCAATACGAAGTACGCCACCAGATCCCCTTCCCGATCGAAGAGTTGTCGTGGGACTACCACGTTTGGGATGACAACTTCGAACCGGAAGAGATGAGCCTGGAAAGCGATGCCAAGCGAACGTGCGTGGTCGTCGCTACCCGGTTGACCAAACTGCAAGAGCGGCTGGCATTCCTCCGCGGACTGGGCATCACACCGAGCCTGGTTCAGACCGATCAGATGGCGATCTACAACTTCTTCGATTTCGACCTCTTCTCCGACCAGTCGTATCGAGAACAAATGGAAGAGACCCAGCAAGCCGTCGGCATTCTCGATGTCGGATCGGATGCGAGTCACCTGATCATCTGCGGCCCCAATGCCATCTGGTTCCGCAGCCTGGAAGTTGGAGGCGAAAACTTCACACGTATCCTCGTGCGTCAGATGAGCCTCACGTTCACCAAGGCTGAAGAACTAAAGAAGAAGCCAGATACAGCGGACGAGATCTTCAAGCTGTACGACGTGATCGAACCGGTACTGAAGAACATCTCGAAGGAAACGTCCTATTCGGTAAACACTTACGCAGGGCTCGACAAGCTGAAGCTCGCCGAGATCAAGCTGGTTGGTGGAGGATCGTACCTGCACGGGCTGCTCACGTTTCTGCAGTACGGAAAGTTCCTGGACGTCTAA